ATTTGAGGGAACAGCTCCCATGACAAATcagtgatgatgatgatggccTACATGAGGAGCTAGGTTGGCACGAATTCCTcacttctgcagaaagaaaacagactgcacCATCTTCACTTTGAGTTTTCTCAATGAAGGAAAGAACTCGAAACAATTAGGGATTATTGTCATTTCCTTCAAGAAGCTTGGCAATCGGTAGAGACATGTTCACAttatgttttttcccctcccaggaGAGGGTCCATAGGCCATAGGCAAAGTAGGCATTCACAGGCCATAGAGAGTCCCCATCCTAGAAAACCAGTTGCTTTCCCCATGGTGCTCAGAACCACTGGGGAAGTTGGGTGGGAGCTGTCCGAGTGTAACAATATTTGTTTTAGCTGAATGAGTCTTAGAGATACTCTGTTCCCCTTAAAGTTTAGGTTGGATCTGGTGGTGTTCCTTTTAAGATGCATTCTTTTCTTCATGATAGCGGTGGTGAGCCACTGGCATAGGTGTCAGCTTTAATGCCAGCAGAGGTTTAAACTGTTTATGACAGTGCACCtacaatgctttttttctttttttaaagattcatCATCTTTAAAGCTCACTGTCAGGTTTTTCAGTGGTGTCTCATGAAAAGGACTGTACAATAAAGGTAGGAATGCCTCCCTCCTGGCAAAAGATcttccacaattttttttcctaatttggAATCTATCAGGAGATCAATTTGTGATGCAGGAAGGTTTGCATCCTTGGGGATATGTCTCTCAATGGCGTACTTTTACAGGCCTGAAGGTATGCAAACAGCACAGCCacttgaagtgttttttttcttctggccaCCCAAGAAAAGGGCTTTTTATGTTTGGATATCAAAACATTTCCGTAACATTCCTTTTCTCTAAACtagattaaatatatatttaatgtaCTGTTGTCATGGAGGTCCTTAACTTTATTCATTCTTCTGTGCTTCAGTGTTATTTTGAGCTTTTTCAGAACACCAGCACTGTATTCTTCTGTCATGGTGATGTTCCTCATTGCCGGCCGCCTTTTCCTGTGGTGTCCCAAGGGCTGAGGCACTATCTAATAAGGAGCAGTGTTACACTTAACATTGTTCCCTTCTTTGCAATAGATCAGACTAAATAACATGGTTTCTTGGGGAGCCCAAAAATCACATGTGATACAACTTACACTCAACTAGATAATGCAAGAAACTTGCATTCACTGGGTATTCATAGAATAGATTTTGAAGTCAGCACAGTATACAAAGTTTAACACTGTTATCGACCATCTAAACAACCTAAAGGAAATAGAATAAAAGCTCTGTTTCAAATGGTTGAGACTATAGATCTCTTCAGTCATCAAAGCCTGGGCTGTGCAGCTTTAATAGTATTTGATTTGTCAGGGCTGGTGGTTGTATCTGTTCCTTCCTGAAATACCTTAGCTTTTTACAAACTTGTATCTATTACTGCTTCCTTTGGTAGGAGCTCCTGCTGACAAGGAAGAACTCTGTACGCAGTTcagtggctttttctttctgatattaAGAACAAGTCCTGTTGGGTAAACAGCTGTGTGTACCTTACAGATAAGAGTAGAAAAAGTTGTGACTTGTTGAAAAGCCAGTCTTAGCTGGCTTTTAATTGTATCTGCCACATTCTCCTTCTTCAGGGCTAGTTCTACCCCTGTAGCTGAATGTAAGCAGATAGCCCATGGTCAACAGGTCCATGGTCCCTGTTCCTCAAAGGCAAATGTCTGTTAAGTtggaatttgtatttttttttgtcttctgtcctTACATGTTTAGAACTGTCGGTAGGATGATGGGAGTTTGTCTTTAAGATCAACTTGGGGGGTCTTAATGAAATTTTACTTCCTTGCTTTCATCTGAAATGTTTGAAAATTTGTTCAGTCTGCTCATCTAGATGCATAAAGATAGTTTTGCCtatgtttatttaataaatatactCTCTAATGTTAGTTGGAGGAGAGCCGGAATGTTCAAAAGCAGATGAAGATACTGCAGAAGAAGCAAGCGCAAGTTGTGAAGGAGAAAGTCCACTTGCAGAGTGAGCATAGCAAGGCCATTTTGGCACGTAGCAAACTGGAATCTCTCTGTCGGGAGCTTCAGCGTCATAACAAGACTTTGAAGGTTAGTTTATTTATGTAAATTACTGTGCCAGTGGTGCCGATCTTACTTTTTGATTGCTGCTTTTTACTTACCACTTTGCCCATTACCTCTACCTGCAGAAGACGAGTGGCATGTGGCGCAAGTGTACTTGATTTTAAGGTAAAGAATATGGGGATAGTTCAACtcgctatttttttttttacaccccCTCAGACTGGTTCATAGATCATAGTACTTTGTTTCTGGGAGCAGTGCTGATGACTGCTGGAAAAAACAGCACAAGTGAAATACCCTGCCATTTCATGCTGCTGCTATAAAAAAGGGCTTAATCCTGTCAGAATATAATGGATGGGAATGAAATAGAAGAGAGCAAAGAGAATCTTGTCTGTGATGCTTGTAGGAAATTTCATTATAGTATCAATGCTGTTTTGAACACTTGGGTAATTCTTACACTTGTAAAGGTATTCATGTAGCATCTTATAACACCAGTGTCTGAGTAATGTTGGTAGTGGTAAGGACAAGATGCTGTACAAGTTTTGAAATTTCTAGATTTAGTTTCATGAGCGTCATACAGGCAGTCAACATAGCATATGATTGTGGCTTGTATTAAGCCTGGCACTCTGAACTTGAAACTCTTCAGAAGAGAATTATTGCCATTGTTTTGactcaaaatatgaaaaaggtGCAGGGTTTGGCTTGAACATGTTAATATTATCtcataaaaggaagaaagcatgcAGCAAGCGCGCGAAGAAGAAGAAAGACGGAAAGAAGCAACTGCACACTTCCAGATTACGCTGAATGAAATTCAGGCTCAACTGGAACAGCATGGTATACACAATGCCAAGCTCCGTCAGGAGAACATTGAACTGggggaaaaactgaagaaactcATTGAGCAGTATGCGTTGCGAGAAGAGGTGCTTACATTATGCTTCTAATGGGATTCTGTTAGTTCCTTGACTGTAAGGATCATATAACTACTtgaaggggagaaaaaccaCAAATACTTTACAGCCattgtgtatatattttaaattattttttacttcactGCTGTGAAAAATTCAGTAGCTATTTGGCCTACTATCTGCCTTTCCTGTCTGGTTTTGCATATCTAAATTCAagatgcatggaaaaaaatctttcacagtGAAAGCAGTTGAATAGAAATAAGTTGTCTAGGGATTGTGGAATCTCTGTCTTTAGAGGTATTCAGAACTCAACTGGGCAAGGTGTGATCAGACTTTGAAGTTGACCCAGATTTGAGTGGACTAAATAGCTTCCAAAGGTTATTTCCAacataaatatgtataaatatttgaagttcttttaaattataatttcacATTATAAGGGGAGGAGGTATAAGAGTTATTCTCAGTCTTATTTGTTTTGGTTCATTAAGGTTGGGGGTTTTGGCAAGCTCCTTCGTGTATGTAGGTCTTCTTGTTGGCATAGAATCAAAATCGGCTATCATGCTTTAAGAATATATTTGGAGTGGTGTCATGGAAATGACTGTATTTGAGGGCCAATGGAGCTAGCTTTAATTGGCACCAGTGTGTGAGCTAGCCAGTCTAAGCTACAGTAATGGAAAACAGCCAATTGTCCTTGTCAAAGAGAGAACTAAGTTGCAAGGAGTTCTACAGCTAAGATTAGTTTTTAGTTGGCATAGGAGGTTTGGAATATAATTTCTCAACtgcatttgttccttttttttttaaatctagatCAGTTGGAAAGCTCTCTGTAGGCTTTAGTTCCCCACCTTTTGCACTCATGGAATACTTGTATCTACCATGAGATAAtttggggaagagaaaaggTAGGATGCTGCCTTTTGTGCTACTTTACAGATGGAAGTAAGACTGCAACATTCAGTGATTTGTGGAATTTCATCAGCCAAATAAACTATTGTTGCAAACATTGCTCATTTTGAGCTTTTTTCAATTATGAGGACTAGAGCTTTTAGATGTAACAACACAATTAGGGTTAGCGGTAGATACACCAGCATTAGAAGAAAGGATGTAGGCTAGTTGTTTCAGGATTTTTGAAATGCCTGGTGTGAACTGGCTGACAGTATTGTACCAATTTAATAACATACATCTGTCTtctgtgaaagacaaaaaatgtgTAGCTGTAATGTATGGCaataacaggagaaaaaaaaacatgtaaaacatttttgcatGAAACTCCTAAGCGATATGCGTCTCCCCGTACGCATACACTTACCCTAATTGACAAGTGCACTGTTTATATTGGACtaatacaattttctttcttcctttagcaTATTGATAAAGTGTTCAAACATAAAGAACTGCAGCAGCAACTTGTGGATGCCAAACTTCAGCAAACTACGCAACTTAttaaagaagcagaggaaaaacatcAGCGAGAACGGGAGTTTGTAAGTGAATTCTGtgtgttaagaaaaataatgaaacccACCAAACCAGATTTTTCatgatttaaagcaaatataGCAAACTGAGGGAACTCCTTTGCAAGTTAGGATGGATTTCAACATCAAGATGGAGATTTAAGTGTTGCGTATGTGTGTATGATGCCTACAATATTAATCTCCATCTTCACAGGCAAGTAATGTTACTGTTTGTGTTCGCGCCGTGAATGTGCTGGATATCAGTTAGACTTTTCTTAGACTGGGAAATGTCTTGAGCTGAAACATCAAAAGTACTTTCTTACTGTCTTGTAGTTgtaacttctggttttgtgctgtagaaaaataacaaatgcagAATAAAGCGTATGCTCTTCTGAACTATCTGTCGCCAGAACTACGCCTGGTGGTTTATTTGTATGTTGATTAATTGGCAGTTTACCTGCAGACTTCCAAGAAGCTAGCttccaattaaaaaatacttaggTGAAGATTTTTTTATGCTCCTCATGTGTTTAACTTATAGGCAAAAGCCTTGCTTTTCCTGTATAATCTTAAACAATCATCCAGTGTTGGATTGTTCTATGTTACCAAAACATAATTTTGGAATCGTAAACTGATGAACATTTCTTCGAAGATGGCTCTACAAAATGGTGTCAAGTTGAAGCAAAATTGAACTAGCCTGTAAGTGTAATATTAGTAACTAGAGAAATGGAGGTGGAAAATAAATTAGAGAGGTTACAAAACAGTTAAATTACATACTGTTCATTAATGAACTACTCATATAAATTTAGCAGTTCAAACTTGctacagaaatagaaacattGACTCATGCGACCAGTTAGAAAAATGactcaataaaaataatttctgcatgCCAGCACATGCTTTAAATTATATCTGAAGGTATAGTATACTAATGAAAGACCCATGTGACCAAACATGGTTGGGTGGCCCTTAGGTGATGTTAACCtctgttcatttttaattgTAGATCAAGTTCTTTAAACCATTCTTAGGAGTACTTAATCACATGgcgttttgcctttttttagcTGCTAAAAGAAGCTACTGAGTCGAGACACAAATGTGAACAGATGAAGCAACAGGAAGCTCAGCTGAAgcagcaggtatttttttttaatggagtgTTTTTCAATAACAGTTGTTCTGAGGAAAAATACCAAGAGATTTGTGATTGTAGTGAACATAACACAACATATGAAAAAACCCTACATGTTGTTATTCAATAGATGCAATATACTACTTGTGAAAAGTACttggtattttttaattaagtctTTCATTTACAGTAGGTAACTCCTCAGTAGTGAAGCGTGAAGTACAATTAGTAAAGACTTGACATTTTTTACTTACTGTTTAGTACGTCTGGAGAGTACTTGTATGGGAAGGTGATAAACATGGAATTGCTGGAGTCGGTATCCTTTTAAATTAATAGCATTAATATTACAACGCCTATACAAAAGCTTAAGAATCTATTTATTGTGGCTACTTCTTTACCATTCCTTGGCTTCtctgaaactgtttttctctcttccaaaggtatttttagcttttttttgaTAGCCATCCAGGACCACAGACACCCTTGTAACTACAAAGAGTTGGGTGGGGATTTTTACCCATGTAGGTTTTAGAATTTGTTCCTTGCTATTTCCATCCTGTCCTGCTGTGGAGGATTAGGAGCAAACAAATTTCACGTTTATCCATGTAGTTATTCAGGTTTAGTAACCTAAAACTGAGTGTCTCTgtccacaaaaaaaatcactcttcaaaatgttttcttgctgtAAATGCTACAGCGAAATCCTCTCTTGAGAGTGGAGAGATGGTCTCCAGATTTTGTGCTGCGGTTCTGGATCACTTGCAGTCATTGGCCACACGTGAGCTCAGCACGTAAGGCAAAGGGACATGGTAGGTTCAGCTAATGTCATAGCATCTGAGAAGCACTAGCTATCCCTTTTGTTGTATGCCTCTTCTTGCTTCACTTTTGTGAGGTTTTGTATTAAATCTCCTTGCAAGCTCTGTTTTATGCTCTTTTTTACGCTTACTGTACCTGATCCTTTTCCAGGCTTTCTAacagtgtgtgtatgtgtgtagcAAAATGTAATTGCATACACACATCCTCCTGGGGTGTCCAGTGACTTGGACTTATTAATATCCAGATTCTCCCAAATAGTTTTTTGCTGCACTTAGtctttggtgggtttttttgcaagctGGTTACCCTTTATTTAAAATCCCATTGCCTTATTGTTATGCTTTTTAGTGTAACAATGGATATAGTTTGTGGCTTCCTGGGGCAAACAGATTCTTTTTTGTAGAATAAGATGAGAAAGTTCAGTCTTAATAATGGCAGAGAGTCATGATCTACTCTTGACAAGGTAGGCTAATTCCTGTTCGGAAATTTCCTCTACTACTAGAGGAAAGTACAAAATTTCTGTGCTCTGAGTTGTATTGTCCTGCAGCCTGCAATGTAAGAATGGAGAGAACTGATTACTCTTCAGATAGGATAAGAATTCACTAGTAAATGGTCATGTATTCTCAGAACATCAAATCACAATACTGGTAGTATAAGTTCTTTTAATAAGCATAAcccaattttttttgtgtggaaaaACTGTTAGTTAACATTATGCAGTTCCTTCTTGATGACTGACCTTGTGATGAAgggcaagaaaatattttgtcaatGTCCTTCACTTGTTAAAATGTGATGTCTTTTCACTATGAAATGAATTCCTTGTCAATATTCACTTTCCATGATTTGTGCTCACTGGACAGATTTCATAGGTTCTGAATGTGTATTTTGATTTCCTGAATCAATCATGTTTAATTTTGTCCCAGCCTTGGTTGTTAGCTTTGGCTGGTTAAGGTGGAAAGGTTGGTCTTTCTGAAGTTTAATTTCACTAATCATGTGCTAAATTTCCTTCACATTAAAGtccacagacttttttttttcagtggggaAGGGAAAATGAGATAGTGATGAACTGTGAGGTCTtccaacatttttattaaacataatatccttttttcttcagaatatatTACTGTTCTATAAACATACATAATTTGAATAGCATGGTTTCAGACAAGCGCTGCATGCTCGTCAAATGGAAATCGTAGGATAGTATAAATGAGATAAAAAAGTTCATCTAGCATGGAGTTTCATTTTCCCttatacaaatacaaaaatattaaggTGCACAGCTGTTCAGATGAATGTTCCTGCCTCTTTCCCAACAGCTTTCTCTTTACATGGATAAGTTTGAAGAATTCCAGACAACCATGGCAAAAAGTAACGAACTCTTTACAACCTTCAGGCAAGAAATGGAGAAGGTACTTAGAGGATTCCTTAGTTTCataaaaagcaatataaaaacGCATGCTCGTACTGGGATGCATTTTAGATTTTATAACAGTTTGCCTTCTGAAAATATATGGAGTATTTTGACATTTAATTTGGATGGTAAGATAGGGCATAAGAATTTGTCATATTATGGAAAGAGTTAtaactttttctggttttgacaTGCATCATATCTAAATCCCAATTTCAATGTTTTATCAAAGGCGTACGGCACTACTCAGTCCTTTTGGCTGTGcttatgttttaaaacttattttcctgGAGCTTTTTTATTAGCTGTATTTGAAGGTTGCTAGCCTGTTTCTTTTAAGAATcaatcttgttttctttgaatgCAGAGTCTGTATTTGTGGGGTTGGTTTTGTGCAGAAGGACTTCTCTGAAGTAACTTGTTCAATCTGGACTTGGAAAGTAACACTAAAGTTGAATTACTCATGTAAACCCACTTATGTTGCAATGTAAGCCACAAAATTAAgtcttttatttatcttttataGATGacgaagaaaattaagaaactaGAAAAGGAAACGATAGTGTGGCGTACAAAATGGGAGAACAACAACAAGGCACTTCTGCAAATGGCCGAAGAGGTAATTACCTTTTAAGCAGCAGTATGGCTAAACTAGAGTGTGTATCCTAGAGAACTTCatacagtttttcagttttagagaactgaaaataatacaCAGTAGCTGGTTCTTGGATTGTCTGCcttatgttttctgttgtgtgaATGGTACTGTTCTCCTCAGACATGGAAACTGAAAGTGTGCTATGTAAATCTAGACTCGTGACACAAAAATTCAGCCTCATCTTTCCTTGCTTACTGTTTAATTGGTGGGATAATGTGTATGAAATCATACAAGCTGAATGAATTGATTGTATTTAATATGCTGAGCAAAGTTCAATCAGTGCTGCAatagaaatctgttttaaatatgcAAGACTGACATGAAGGAAATAACCTGTGTGTAAGGGATCTGTTACTTCcctgcattgctgctgcttttgaggTCATATGGAGCCATTACTTAATTGTAGTCCAGCAAGAGAAGCGCTAAAATAGCTTTCACACAGGCCGTAGGCAGGCAGTTCTACCTACGCTGTCGAATGTCCAGTTCAAGTCTATCAGGTATGACCTTGCTAAACCATGCTAGGTCATATAGGTTCTGCTATAGCACTGCTTatctttctctgctcttttaaGGACCTAGCTAGGAGAGCCATGTTTAGGGTACCTTCTGACCTGGATTCTGCTGCTGGATTGTAGATTTCTCACTTGTGTGTCCTTCTGCTCCCTATAGTTGCCATTATTTGGATTATAATTGACTGCTTTGTGGGCCTTCTTACCAGCATCCTCACTGATACCCAGCCCTCGCTTACAGTTAGACTTTTGTAGTTTTCATTCCTTGTTTCTGAAGGTGGCGTGTCTAAGCTGGAGTGGCAACAGCCATCTGAAGTGTAGTCGTCAAGTATGCCGAGCAAACTTGCTCTAATGCAGCTGGAATTTCAGCTACTAGATAATTAAGACTTACTATGCAGGATTAAATAGTGGTGATTCTTGTCActagttcaaaaaaaaaaaaaaagctctgtgaTCCAActgattttattctcttttgtcCTTCAGAAAACAGTAAGAGATAAAGAATACAAGGGCTTTCAAATAAAACTGGAGCGTTTGGAGAAGCTATGCAGGGCCCTTCAGACGGAAAGGAATGAGCTGAATGAGAAGGTGGAAGTCCTTAAGGAGCAGGTTTCTCTCAGAGAAGCAGATGTGGATCTAGCTGTGCAGGTGTTGCAGTCCTGCACGCTCAATTCCCACGAGGAGCTGGGAACTCCCACTGACACAGAACCAGGAATCCAACCCGATGGGCAATCACGTGCGGCAAATACTTCCGAAAAGACTGGCTCAGCAAGTCCTGTTCCTGGCACTGAATCTGTAGACTAAAATGAAGTGTAAACACTGTATTGAGAGATATATTTTGTGTATAACTTTCTCTGTTGGTGGTAactatttggttttgtggtgaaaattttcttactttttctaCCATATCTGTATTTTCTTAGAACTACTGGACTTATGTGGTACAGGAAGCTGCATAGCAGCTTTAAATAGCTTAAACTATAAATTTTCCACAACTGTGTTGCACATCtgcctcattttttaaaagaaaatatttttccataaaagGATGCATGTGCATTCCCTCCCCACGACACAAATCACTGTCATGAAAGACCATGTACAGATATGACATCGTTCCGGGGAAAATAGTGGCAGCACGTCGCTCTCGGTTTTAAGTACAGCATTCTAGTTTTGTCCATTGATTTGCCACTGAGTATACTAAAGATTACTCATTTTTCCAGTAAATTTATCTACATAAGGATGTCTAATGGCCAGTAAAAGATGTCAGCTTTCCCCTCTAGTATGTTTTCTTATATATGAATGGAAAAGTAAAGGTCCAGAATATAGTAAAAGATACGTTTAAAGGGTTTTATGTACTTTGTGGTAtgaaaaaacagctttgaaatacattaatttgCAGCTGGTGAAACAGGGTGTACAACTTTTTGCAGACTTCTCAGGGTTGTGTTGTGAAGGTTAGTTTGGACTATTTGCCCTGCCTGTGAGCATGTTAAATATAAATGTGTGAGAAAATGTACAGCAGCGTTACCGAGTGGAATTTTGCGGTTGTGTAGCCTATTGCATAGGTGTTGGTCACGTTCTTCCTTCTTAGCTGCGGTGCGTCCATCACATGGTTATCCTGACTGGAGGAGCCCATTGCTGTCTAGACAAATATCGGGATTGTCTGAAGGGCTGGAAAATAGACACTGCTGTGGGTGTGGAAGACGCGAGTCTGTGGCATGTAGACTTTCTCTAATAGCCTTGTATGCAATGTATTTGGGCGTTGGTTAAGCGTGTACCGGTGATAACTGAACATGTAGGTTCAAATACTTTTCCTGAAGTACAATGTGGAATTTCTTGCACACTCAACCTCGAAGCTGTACCAGTTGGCAGAGTGCCTTCCCAGTTAGGTGATCTGGTAGAAATGGTACTTCAAATTCTTACGCTAACATACCACAAGCAAAGCTCCCTTGTTAATCTTAAACCATCTAGGTTTTTCCTAGAAAATTTGATACCCATGTTTTGACGACTTCTCCTGAGAGAAACTAGGAccaatgtttattttttgacAAGAGGACGTGTGAAATAACTACAAGCTACCCTTAGCTTTAGTTCCCGTGTATTTACTTTCTAGTTTCAGTTGCTGTCGTTTTAAGAAATATGAACATGTGTAGCCTTTTCTGGTACTTAAAGTTCTTTGCACTTACATGGGAGGGGATTTCTGAATCAAGCACATCTCTGTGAGCTTCCCGCCCTCATTGCCCTCGACAGTTTAGTGGCTAAATTACTTGAATGTTCAGGCTGCACTGAGCTCCTGATCCTTTTCTGTAGTAATGTACATTGAAATAATGTAGCTGTCTCTGAAAGAGTAAGGCTATGTAAGGCCTGACAAATTTGTTTTAGCTCATACCACTGAGAGGAACTGTGCAAAACTGACATTTCGTAAATGGTGGAGCAAACGGGAAGCTGGCCGTCTTTATCCTAGATATGTGCAGTTTTTGCGTTTGCGGTCCAAGCACAACGCAGGAATGGAAAGAAGGTAGCAACGAGCAGTCAGTCAAGTTAGACGCAGAGCTTTGAAATGTTAATCATGCTAACCATATGGCAtaaaaaatactggaaagaaGTATTTCAGAGGTGCTTTTCAAATGACTTGCTTTCTAGAATCAAACTGGTTAAAAAATAGTTGTTGCGAGAACTGGTTTTCAGCTGACACTAAGCATGAAGTAATTTTCCTgaggaaaagtgaaaaacttTGTATCTGATGCATCATACCCTTGGCAAG
The Phalacrocorax aristotelis chromosome 1, bGulAri2.1, whole genome shotgun sequence DNA segment above includes these coding regions:
- the TXLNG gene encoding gamma-taxilin encodes the protein MATRGAEAARGGGSAAAAGRSRRHSQGGEGEGEAAVAAPAPSGGQELAGGAMEEAGFQEMGMNNQDQLVNNKCNELSDTALQHVQSNCYGLENTGALEEAEYITKNRKHLGSTCCSQESREETPGREEARTDPPDGQQDPENEKHKEKTLGKEVLLLMQALNTLSTPEEKLAALCKKYADLLEESRNVQKQMKILQKKQAQVVKEKVHLQSEHSKAILARSKLESLCRELQRHNKTLKEESMQQAREEEERRKEATAHFQITLNEIQAQLEQHGIHNAKLRQENIELGEKLKKLIEQYALREEHIDKVFKHKELQQQLVDAKLQQTTQLIKEAEEKHQREREFLLKEATESRHKCEQMKQQEAQLKQQLSLYMDKFEEFQTTMAKSNELFTTFRQEMEKMTKKIKKLEKETIVWRTKWENNNKALLQMAEEKTVRDKEYKGFQIKLERLEKLCRALQTERNELNEKVEVLKEQVSLREADVDLAVQVLQSCTLNSHEELGTPTDTEPGIQPDGQSRAANTSEKTGSASPVPGTESVD